The proteins below come from a single Strix uralensis isolate ZFMK-TIS-50842 chromosome 8, bStrUra1, whole genome shotgun sequence genomic window:
- the FUBP1 gene encoding far upstream element-binding protein 1 isoform X3 yields MADYSTVPPPASGAPGGGGGGGGGVNDAFKDALQRARQIAAKIGGDAGTSMNSNDYGYGGQKRPLEDGDGSWTSPSSTTHWEGMPSPFKDQPDAKKVAPQNDSFGNQLPPMHQQQRSVMTEEYKVPDGMVGFIIGRGGEQISRIQQESGCKIQIAPDSGGLPERSCMLTGTPESVQSAKRLLDQIVEKGRPAPGFHHGDGPGNAVQEIMIPASKAGLVIGKGGETIKQLQERAGVKMVMIQDGPQNTGADKPLRITGDPYKVQQAKEMVLELIRDQGGFREVRNEYGSRIGGNEGIDVPIPRFAVGIVIGRNGEMIKKIQNDAGVRIQFKPDDGTTPDRIAQITGPPDRCQHAAEIITDLLRSVQAGNPGGPGPGGRGRGRGQGNWNMGPPGGLQEFNFIVPTGKTGLIIGKGGETIKSISQQSGARIELQRNPPPNADPNMKMFTIRGTPQQIDYARQLIEEKIGGPVNPLGPPVPHGPHGVVPGPHGPPGPPGPGAPMGPYNPAPYNPGPPGPAPHGPPAPYAPQGWGNAYPHWQPPNPPDPGKPGTDPNSAAWAAYYAHYYQQQAQPPPAAPPGGPATTQTNGQGDQPNPAPAGQVDYTKAWEEYYKKMGQAVPAPAGAPPGGQPDYSAAWAEYYRQQAAYYAQTSPQGMPQHPPAPQTFNHH; encoded by the exons ATGGCGGATTATTCCACGGTGCCCCCTCCTGCTTCGGGCgcgcccgggggaggcggcggcggaggtGGAGGAGTGAACGATGCCTTTAAAGACGCGCTGCAGAGGGCTAGGCAG ATTGCAGCAAAAATTGGAGGAGATGCTGGCACATCAATGAATTCAAACGACTACGGTTACGGAGGACAAAAAAGACCTCTTGAGGATGGAG ATGGCTCTTGGACAAGTCCGAGCAGTACAACACACTGGGAGGGAATGCCCTCTCCTTTTAAAG ATCAACCAGATGCTAAGAAAGTTGCTCCTCAGAATGAct CTTTTGGAAACCAGCTACCACCGATGCATCAACAACAAAG GTCTGTGATGACAGAGGAGTACAAAGTTCCAGATGGGATGGTTGGATTCA taaTTGGCAGAGGTGGAGAGCAGATCTCACGCATACAGCAAGAGTCTGGCTGTAAAATACAGATTGCACCAG ATAGTGGAGGCCTGCCTGAAAGATCATGTATGCTAACTGGAACACCAGAGTCTGTTCA ATCAGCAAAAAGACTACTTGATCAGATAGTTGAAAAGGGAAGACCTGCACCTGGCTTTCATCATGGTGATGGACCTGGAAATGCAGTCCAAGAAATTATGATTCCAGCAAGTAAAGCGGGATTAGTTATTGGAAAAGGTGGAGAGACAATTAAACAATTACAG GAGCGGGCAGGTGTGAAAATGGTCATGATTCAAGACGGTCCACAGAACACTGGTGCAGACAAGCCCCTTAGGATAACTGGAGACCCTTATAAAGTTCAA CAAGCCAAGGAAATGGTGCTGGAGTTAATTCGTGATCAAGGTGGCTTTAGAGAGGTGCGCAACGAATATGGGTCAAGAATAGGAGGAAATGAAGGGATAGAC gTTCCAATACCACGATTTGCTGTAGGTATTGTAATTGGAAGAAATGGAGAGATGATAAAAAAGATACAGAATGATGCTGGTGTTAGGATCCAATTTAAGCCAG ATGATGGAACAACTCCAGATAGAATAGCCCAAATCACAGGGCCTCCTGACAGATGTCAGCATGCTGCAGAAATTATTACAGATCTCCTTCGAAGTGTTCAG GCTGGTAACCCTGGTGGACCAGGACCTGGTGGTCGAGGAAGGGGTAGAGGCCAAGGCAACTGGAACATGGGGCCTCCTGGTGGATTACAGGAATTCAATTTTATTGTTCCCACTGGCAAAACTGGATTAATCATTGGCAAAG GTGGTGAAACTATTAAAAGTATAAGCCAGCAGTCTGGTGCTAGAATAGAACTTCAACGGAATCCTCCACCTAACGCGGATCCAAACATGAAGATGTTTACTATCCGTGGAACACCCCAGCAAATAGATTATGCACGACAACTTATAGAAGAGAAGATTGGA GGTCCAGTAAATCCATTGGGTCCACCTGTTCCCCATGGACCCCATGGTGTTGTTCCTGGCCCACATGGACCTCCTGGGCCACCAGGTCCTGGTGCTCCCATGGGACCATATAACCCAGCTCCTTATAATCCAGGGCCTCCTGGCCCTGCACCTCA TGGTCCTCCAGCTCCGTATGCTCCACAGGGATGGGGAAATGCTTATCCACACTGGCAGCCACCAAATCCACCAGATCCAG GTAAGCCAGGAACAGATCCCAACTCAGCAGCGTGGGCAGCTTATTATGCTCACTACTATCAGCAGCAAGCACAGCCaccacctgcagcccctcctggtGGACCAGCTACAACCCAAACTAATGGACAAG GAGATCAGCCAAATCCAGCACCAGCAGGGCAGGTTGACTATACGAAGGCCTGGGAGGAGTACTACAAAAAAATGG
- the FUBP1 gene encoding far upstream element-binding protein 1 isoform X2, producing the protein MADYSTVPPPASGAPGGGGGGGGGVNDAFKDALQRARQIAAKIGGDAGTSMNSNDYGYGGQKRPLEDGDGSWTSPSSTTHWEGMPSPFKDQPDAKKVAPQNDSFGNQLPPMHQQQRSVMTEEYKVPDGMVGFIIGRGGEQISRIQQESGCKIQIAPDSGGLPERSCMLTGTPESVQSAKRLLDQIVEKGRPAPGFHHGDGPGNAVQEIMIPASKAGLVIGKGGETIKQLQERAGVKMVMIQDGPQNTGADKPLRITGDPYKVQQAKEMVLELIRDQGGFREVRNEYGSRIGGNEGIDVPIPRFAVGIVIGRNGEMIKKIQNDAGVRIQFKPDDGTTPDRIAQITGPPDRCQHAAEIITDLLRSVQAGNPGGPGPGGRGRGRGQGNWNMGPPGGLQEFNFIVPTGKTGLIIGKGGETIKSISQQSGARIELQRNPPPNADPNMKMFTIRGTPQQIDYARQLIEEKIGGPVNPLGPPVPHGPHGVVPGPHGPPGPPGPGAPMGPYNPAPYNPGPPGPAPHGPPAPYAPQGWGNAYPHWQPPNPPDPGKPGTDPNSAAWAAYYAHYYQQQAQPPPAAPPGGPATTQTNGQGDQPNPAPAGQVDYTKAWEEYYKKMGQAVPAPAGAPPGGQPDYSAAWAEYYRQQAAYYAQTSPQGMPQHPPAPQCLPRPSTLGSAAKKQQC; encoded by the exons ATGGCGGATTATTCCACGGTGCCCCCTCCTGCTTCGGGCgcgcccgggggaggcggcggcggaggtGGAGGAGTGAACGATGCCTTTAAAGACGCGCTGCAGAGGGCTAGGCAG ATTGCAGCAAAAATTGGAGGAGATGCTGGCACATCAATGAATTCAAACGACTACGGTTACGGAGGACAAAAAAGACCTCTTGAGGATGGAG ATGGCTCTTGGACAAGTCCGAGCAGTACAACACACTGGGAGGGAATGCCCTCTCCTTTTAAAG ATCAACCAGATGCTAAGAAAGTTGCTCCTCAGAATGAct CTTTTGGAAACCAGCTACCACCGATGCATCAACAACAAAG GTCTGTGATGACAGAGGAGTACAAAGTTCCAGATGGGATGGTTGGATTCA taaTTGGCAGAGGTGGAGAGCAGATCTCACGCATACAGCAAGAGTCTGGCTGTAAAATACAGATTGCACCAG ATAGTGGAGGCCTGCCTGAAAGATCATGTATGCTAACTGGAACACCAGAGTCTGTTCA ATCAGCAAAAAGACTACTTGATCAGATAGTTGAAAAGGGAAGACCTGCACCTGGCTTTCATCATGGTGATGGACCTGGAAATGCAGTCCAAGAAATTATGATTCCAGCAAGTAAAGCGGGATTAGTTATTGGAAAAGGTGGAGAGACAATTAAACAATTACAG GAGCGGGCAGGTGTGAAAATGGTCATGATTCAAGACGGTCCACAGAACACTGGTGCAGACAAGCCCCTTAGGATAACTGGAGACCCTTATAAAGTTCAA CAAGCCAAGGAAATGGTGCTGGAGTTAATTCGTGATCAAGGTGGCTTTAGAGAGGTGCGCAACGAATATGGGTCAAGAATAGGAGGAAATGAAGGGATAGAC gTTCCAATACCACGATTTGCTGTAGGTATTGTAATTGGAAGAAATGGAGAGATGATAAAAAAGATACAGAATGATGCTGGTGTTAGGATCCAATTTAAGCCAG ATGATGGAACAACTCCAGATAGAATAGCCCAAATCACAGGGCCTCCTGACAGATGTCAGCATGCTGCAGAAATTATTACAGATCTCCTTCGAAGTGTTCAG GCTGGTAACCCTGGTGGACCAGGACCTGGTGGTCGAGGAAGGGGTAGAGGCCAAGGCAACTGGAACATGGGGCCTCCTGGTGGATTACAGGAATTCAATTTTATTGTTCCCACTGGCAAAACTGGATTAATCATTGGCAAAG GTGGTGAAACTATTAAAAGTATAAGCCAGCAGTCTGGTGCTAGAATAGAACTTCAACGGAATCCTCCACCTAACGCGGATCCAAACATGAAGATGTTTACTATCCGTGGAACACCCCAGCAAATAGATTATGCACGACAACTTATAGAAGAGAAGATTGGA GGTCCAGTAAATCCATTGGGTCCACCTGTTCCCCATGGACCCCATGGTGTTGTTCCTGGCCCACATGGACCTCCTGGGCCACCAGGTCCTGGTGCTCCCATGGGACCATATAACCCAGCTCCTTATAATCCAGGGCCTCCTGGCCCTGCACCTCA TGGTCCTCCAGCTCCGTATGCTCCACAGGGATGGGGAAATGCTTATCCACACTGGCAGCCACCAAATCCACCAGATCCAG GTAAGCCAGGAACAGATCCCAACTCAGCAGCGTGGGCAGCTTATTATGCTCACTACTATCAGCAGCAAGCACAGCCaccacctgcagcccctcctggtGGACCAGCTACAACCCAAACTAATGGACAAG GAGATCAGCCAAATCCAGCACCAGCAGGGCAGGTTGACTATACGAAGGCCTGGGAGGAGTACTACAAAAAAATGG
- the FUBP1 gene encoding far upstream element-binding protein 1 isoform X5: MADYSTVPPPASGAPGGGGGGGGGVNDAFKDALQRARQIAAKIGGDAGTSMNSNDYGYGGQKRPLEDGDGSWTSPSSTTHWEGMPSPFKDQPDAKKVAPQNDSFGNQLPPMHQQQRSVMTEEYKVPDGMVGFIIGRGGEQISRIQQESGCKIQIAPDSGGLPERSCMLTGTPESVQSAKRLLDQIVEKGRPAPGFHHGDGPGNAVQEIMIPASKAGLVIGKGGETIKQLQERAGVKMVMIQDGPQNTGADKPLRITGDPYKVQQAKEMVLELIRDQGGFREVRNEYGSRIGGNEGIDVPIPRFAVGIVIGRNGEMIKKIQNDAGVRIQFKPDDGTTPDRIAQITGPPDRCQHAAEIITDLLRSVQAGNPGGPGPGGRGRGRGQGNWNMGPPGGLQEFNFIVPTGKTGLIIGKGGETIKSISQQSGARIELQRNPPPNADPNMKMFTIRGTPQQIDYARQLIEEKIGGPVNPLGPPVPHGPHGVVPGPHGPPGPPGPGAPMGPYNPAPYNPGPPGPAPHGPPAPYAPQGWGNAYPHWQPPNPPDPGKPGTDPNSAAWAAYYAHYYQQQAQPPPAAPPGGPATTQTNGQGDQPNPAPAGQVDYTKAWEEYYKKMGQAVPAPAGAPPGGQPDYSAAWAEYYRQQAAYYAQTSPQGMPQHPPAPQGQ, encoded by the exons ATGGCGGATTATTCCACGGTGCCCCCTCCTGCTTCGGGCgcgcccgggggaggcggcggcggaggtGGAGGAGTGAACGATGCCTTTAAAGACGCGCTGCAGAGGGCTAGGCAG ATTGCAGCAAAAATTGGAGGAGATGCTGGCACATCAATGAATTCAAACGACTACGGTTACGGAGGACAAAAAAGACCTCTTGAGGATGGAG ATGGCTCTTGGACAAGTCCGAGCAGTACAACACACTGGGAGGGAATGCCCTCTCCTTTTAAAG ATCAACCAGATGCTAAGAAAGTTGCTCCTCAGAATGAct CTTTTGGAAACCAGCTACCACCGATGCATCAACAACAAAG GTCTGTGATGACAGAGGAGTACAAAGTTCCAGATGGGATGGTTGGATTCA taaTTGGCAGAGGTGGAGAGCAGATCTCACGCATACAGCAAGAGTCTGGCTGTAAAATACAGATTGCACCAG ATAGTGGAGGCCTGCCTGAAAGATCATGTATGCTAACTGGAACACCAGAGTCTGTTCA ATCAGCAAAAAGACTACTTGATCAGATAGTTGAAAAGGGAAGACCTGCACCTGGCTTTCATCATGGTGATGGACCTGGAAATGCAGTCCAAGAAATTATGATTCCAGCAAGTAAAGCGGGATTAGTTATTGGAAAAGGTGGAGAGACAATTAAACAATTACAG GAGCGGGCAGGTGTGAAAATGGTCATGATTCAAGACGGTCCACAGAACACTGGTGCAGACAAGCCCCTTAGGATAACTGGAGACCCTTATAAAGTTCAA CAAGCCAAGGAAATGGTGCTGGAGTTAATTCGTGATCAAGGTGGCTTTAGAGAGGTGCGCAACGAATATGGGTCAAGAATAGGAGGAAATGAAGGGATAGAC gTTCCAATACCACGATTTGCTGTAGGTATTGTAATTGGAAGAAATGGAGAGATGATAAAAAAGATACAGAATGATGCTGGTGTTAGGATCCAATTTAAGCCAG ATGATGGAACAACTCCAGATAGAATAGCCCAAATCACAGGGCCTCCTGACAGATGTCAGCATGCTGCAGAAATTATTACAGATCTCCTTCGAAGTGTTCAG GCTGGTAACCCTGGTGGACCAGGACCTGGTGGTCGAGGAAGGGGTAGAGGCCAAGGCAACTGGAACATGGGGCCTCCTGGTGGATTACAGGAATTCAATTTTATTGTTCCCACTGGCAAAACTGGATTAATCATTGGCAAAG GTGGTGAAACTATTAAAAGTATAAGCCAGCAGTCTGGTGCTAGAATAGAACTTCAACGGAATCCTCCACCTAACGCGGATCCAAACATGAAGATGTTTACTATCCGTGGAACACCCCAGCAAATAGATTATGCACGACAACTTATAGAAGAGAAGATTGGA GGTCCAGTAAATCCATTGGGTCCACCTGTTCCCCATGGACCCCATGGTGTTGTTCCTGGCCCACATGGACCTCCTGGGCCACCAGGTCCTGGTGCTCCCATGGGACCATATAACCCAGCTCCTTATAATCCAGGGCCTCCTGGCCCTGCACCTCA TGGTCCTCCAGCTCCGTATGCTCCACAGGGATGGGGAAATGCTTATCCACACTGGCAGCCACCAAATCCACCAGATCCAG GTAAGCCAGGAACAGATCCCAACTCAGCAGCGTGGGCAGCTTATTATGCTCACTACTATCAGCAGCAAGCACAGCCaccacctgcagcccctcctggtGGACCAGCTACAACCCAAACTAATGGACAAG GAGATCAGCCAAATCCAGCACCAGCAGGGCAGGTTGACTATACGAAGGCCTGGGAGGAGTACTACAAAAAAATGG